The following proteins are co-located in the Shouchella hunanensis genome:
- the trpC gene encoding indole-3-glycerol phosphate synthase TrpC — protein MLDQIIATKKEEVRVLEMPAPVAVKRTSLKQALLQSTYDLGLIAEIKQASPSKGLLVETLDVKRIALSYQAAGASAISVLTDYPYFKGKKEYIKQVKDTVNLPVLRKDFIIDAKQVEESYRLGADAILLIAGVIEYSQLRELYEQAYELGLECLVEVHDEQEAQTLLQYIKPEIVGVNNRNLKTFQTNIKQTELILPSLSQESVLVSESGIRTKEDLTYLKRLGVHGVLMGETLMKATDRSKAIESLFASERTVE, from the coding sequence ATGCTTGATCAGATTATTGCAACTAAAAAAGAAGAAGTGCGTGTGTTAGAAATGCCAGCTCCTGTAGCGGTAAAGCGAACGAGTTTAAAACAAGCCCTGCTTCAATCTACTTATGACCTCGGTTTAATTGCAGAAATTAAACAAGCGTCTCCGTCTAAAGGTCTTTTGGTTGAAACCCTCGATGTAAAACGTATTGCGCTATCGTATCAAGCTGCTGGTGCGTCTGCTATTAGTGTGCTAACCGATTATCCCTATTTTAAAGGGAAGAAAGAATATATCAAGCAAGTAAAAGACACGGTTAATCTTCCGGTTTTGCGCAAAGACTTCATCATTGATGCGAAGCAAGTTGAAGAGTCCTATCGACTCGGAGCGGATGCAATCTTGCTGATTGCAGGTGTTATTGAATACAGCCAGCTACGAGAGCTCTATGAACAAGCATATGAATTAGGGCTTGAATGCCTAGTAGAGGTACATGATGAACAAGAAGCGCAAACATTGCTTCAGTATATAAAGCCAGAAATCGTTGGTGTGAATAACCGGAATTTAAAAACGTTTCAAACGAACATTAAACAGACGGAATTAATTTTACCATCGCTCTCACAAGAATCGGTTCTTGTATCAGAAAGTGGCATTCGTACAAAAGAAGACCTTACTTATTTAAAGAGACTAGGTGTTCATGGTGTGTTAATGGGTGAGACATTAATGAAAGCGACGGATCGTTCTAAAGCCATTGAAAGTTTGTTTGCAAGTGAGCGGACAGTGGAATGA
- the trpD gene encoding anthranilate phosphoribosyltransferase → MIKAMLHRCLDNGTLSEQEAELLMGEIMHGRLADSQIASFMTLLRFRGETTDELVGFARAMRGMAEPFPIHLERTIDTCGTGGDGLGTFNISTATAIVLGSMNIPVTKHGNRSVSSKTGSADVFEALNIDIQTSVTEAANMLTEQSLCFMFAPLYHPSMKHVMKTRKELGFRSIFNLLGPLTNPAGAKHQLVGVNSRATADQFGHVLQRLGTTHSVVVSGADGLDECAIHGETYLVDVKQDEIHANTIKPEDVGFTRSSLASIRVQTPAESAALIHQVLRNEAPQAATNIVAFNAGVALYAGDYVSSIQVGVEEARRAIENGQSQLYLTSLQSKKRGIKHA, encoded by the coding sequence ATGATTAAAGCGATGTTACACCGCTGCTTAGACAATGGTACATTAAGTGAACAAGAAGCAGAGTTGCTTATGGGCGAAATCATGCATGGGCGATTAGCAGATAGCCAGATTGCTAGCTTTATGACGTTGCTCCGATTTAGAGGAGAAACAACAGATGAACTTGTTGGCTTTGCGCGGGCAATGCGGGGAATGGCTGAACCATTTCCTATTCATCTAGAACGGACAATTGATACATGTGGAACAGGTGGTGACGGGCTTGGTACCTTTAACATTTCCACTGCAACAGCAATTGTTCTTGGATCAATGAACATACCTGTGACGAAGCATGGAAATCGTTCTGTGTCTTCAAAAACAGGAAGTGCAGATGTGTTTGAAGCGCTTAATATTGATATTCAAACATCGGTGACGGAAGCAGCAAATATGCTAACAGAGCAGTCACTATGCTTTATGTTTGCTCCTTTGTATCATCCTTCTATGAAACACGTAATGAAAACGAGAAAAGAGCTAGGCTTTCGAAGTATTTTTAATCTTTTAGGACCGTTAACAAATCCAGCTGGTGCAAAACACCAGTTAGTAGGAGTAAATAGCCGGGCAACCGCTGATCAATTTGGACACGTATTACAACGACTCGGTACAACCCACTCCGTTGTTGTTAGTGGTGCAGATGGACTTGATGAATGTGCCATTCATGGTGAAACGTACCTTGTTGATGTGAAGCAAGATGAGATTCATGCCAATACTATAAAGCCTGAAGATGTTGGTTTTACCCGTAGTTCGTTAGCATCCATCCGTGTACAAACCCCTGCTGAGAGTGCTGCTTTAATTCATCAGGTACTCCGGAATGAAGCTCCGCAAGCAGCAACTAATATTGTAGCGTTTAATGCAGGTGTTGCGTTGTATGCAGGTGATTACGTATCTTCTATTCAAGTTGGTGTTGAAGAGGCAAGGCGGGCAATTGAAAATGGGCAATCACAACTTTATTTGACCTCGCTGCAATCAAAGAAGAGAGGGATAAAACATGCTTGA
- the aroH gene encoding chorismate mutase gives MMRGIRGATTVEKNEAAEIERETERLLRKMVADNDIKPEQIAQVLVTVTNDIDACFPAKALRHLNGFDFVPVMCAQEIPVKGSLSRCIRIMMTAHTEQDQRDVRHTFLNEAITLRPDLLQKG, from the coding sequence ATGATGCGAGGCATTCGTGGGGCGACGACAGTTGAAAAAAATGAAGCAGCAGAAATTGAACGTGAGACCGAGCGCTTGCTCCGAAAAATGGTAGCGGATAATGACATTAAGCCTGAACAAATTGCGCAAGTGCTTGTTACCGTAACAAACGACATTGATGCTTGCTTCCCAGCTAAAGCTTTACGTCATTTAAATGGTTTTGATTTCGTACCAGTTATGTGCGCTCAGGAAATACCTGTGAAAGGAAGTTTGTCGCGTTGTATTCGGATTATGATGACGGCTCACACGGAGCAGGATCAGCGAGATGTTCGTCATACTTTCTTAAATGAGGCGATAACGCTTCGTCCAGACCTCTTGCAAAAGGGCTAG